The genomic stretch AGGGGTCTATTTTGAGAGATCGAATATGGGGTAGATAGATTTATGTATCGAAAAAAATCTCTTGTTATAGGGCAAGATAAATGCCGCAGAAAAAATATGGCCAGTTTAGATAGGGGGTAATATCCCCCGATACCCTGGGTGGTATAACACATATCAGGATTAGGAGGGTTTATTGTGGCCGGCAGGATAGAGCTTATCACGGGGCCGATGTTCGCGGGTAAGACGACAGAACTTTGCAGACGGTTGGATTGGCGGGAAAAGGAAGGATATAATGTTCCTTACATCAGAGTGCCTTCAATATTGACGCCTACAATAGTGTTTGAGGGTGGCAACATAATGGCGAAATCGCATGATGGCGAAAAGAGAATCGTTGTGCCCATCTGTGATCTAGAGGGAGAATTTATTGATTTAAAAGAGATTTATGGCACAAGTAAGGTTGCTGTAGGCATTGACGAGGTCCAGTTCTTCCCTCCCGAGGCCGTTCCCATCATCAAACGTGCCGCTCGTGAATGGGGCTGGACGGTGATTTGCGCGGGATTGGATTATGATTTCAAGCGATACGAATTTTCTACTACCTGGGAACTCCGGGAAATCGCGGACGTGCGCATTGATATGTTTGCCAGATGCGCTGTCTGCGGAGGACGGGCAGATGTGACCCAACGTTTACACCTCGATGGGACTCCTGCGCGGTGGGACGAGCCACAGATAGTACTCGACGACGGCAGCGTGCGATATGAGCCAAGGTGCTGGAGGTGCCATGTGGTGGCGCCTGCGGGAGGAGGTGATTAACATGGGAGACTATGTAATTACTATCAAACTTGGTGGCGTTGGTCATTTGAGAAGGCAAATAGAGGCTATTCGGGACGGCCTAACGCTAATGGTTGAGAAGCTAGAAAAAGTTGAGACGACTTATTGCATGGACTGCGGGACGGAGCTGGAGTTCAAATCTCAGCTTGCCGATTCAAATGGGCGGATGGAGACAATGAAGTGGTGTCCAAACTGCGATCAAGTATGCAGGTTTAGAGATACGCAAAAGGTCGGAGAAAAGGTTTAGGTGCTGGAGGTGCTATAAGGTTGATTATGGGGAGGCGAAGGGATGAGCGGATTAACAAAATGTCCGGTGTGCGGAATTGGAGAGTTTTTTGAAAAATTGCCTAGTGGATCCTATCATTGTGTGCATTGCCACAGATATTTCAGATTCGACGGTGTAGAATTTGGACCCCCAGCGGCTGATTTAGAAAATCCCGCAGGCCCCGACAGCGTGGCGGCGGATCAGGGCCATGCGGTGAAGGCCCCTGCAACATTCGAGGATGCTTTCGATGCTATTATAGCCGAATTGCGGGAACTTATGATCAAGAAGCAACGAGATTACGGACACGAGAATATCACGGCATTCGGGGAGTTCGGCGTGCTAGTCAGGCTCAATGACAAGGTGGCGCGGCTAAGGAATCTGCTAAGCAAGGACAAGGAGCCGCAGAATGAGAGTATTGAGGACTCCTGGTGGGACATCGCAAACTATGCGATTATAGCGCAAATGCTGCGGCGGGGGATATTCACGTTACCGCTGAGTGAGGATATACAGGCAAGCTAGGGTGGAGGCAGGGCCGGCGCCCGTTACCGTTCGCCGCGTGGTACGATTAAAAGAACAGGAGAATTCTGGATTTGCGCAGTCTGGGAAATAATGCTATGATTAAGGGGGTGTCCCAGTTGGAGCAAAAACAAAAGGTCATAGTCGTCGAGGTAACGGAGCGGGAAAAGATTTTGCTTGACTACCTCCGGGAAACGAAATATGGCGACATCACAATAACCATGCGGGACGGACAACCCCGAAGGATTTTGGAAGTCAGACGAAGTATAGACTTGGAAAAAGCGCAATAATGAAATAGCGATATCCCAGAGCGAAGAACGCGCGGGAGTTGCTCGAGAGAGTGGCTCCCGCTTTCGCTTTATCGGGGGTGACAGGATGAAACCGTTAGATTTTGAGTCCCTTACCTTAGCTAGGCGCGAACGAGAGATATTGGGCGAGGGCCAGGCCGTCATGCTTTATACCTGTCCCCGCTGCGGGTGGCGGACGCTTGTCTGGTCGGGGCAGGTCGAGGGCCGATGGCAATGCGTTAATCGACGATGCGGGCTCGACTATGCAAGTCTGGATGACCTGCTGAAACATGAAGAGATAGTCAGTGCAAGGAAAGAGAAAGAAATCAAGGAGCTTATGCGCGCACCCGCATATCAGCGCGTCCGGGGCGCGATGAAACAGACGCGATATTAGGAGGCGCGACATGATCACAATACTTGGATATCTTTGGGACAAGAACCCCTTAGTCATAGTAGCTTTGATCCGGTTGAGGCTTTTAGATTGGGCCTGGGGACGCGATTTATTGCTCGCCGATGCGCAGGCTTGGCTTGGATTAGCAGAGCACGAGGATTATGCTGCGATGATGCGGGCTCCCGCTTACCGGAGGTCTCGGGGCGGGGCGCTGAGGCAGGTGAGGCGGGGATGAGTATCTGCACAGGTCACCGAGTTATACTTCGCGATGGAACTGAGTGGTCAATCTTGGATATCGACTGGAAACATAAGCTCGTCCGGCTAGGAGACAGGCTCAAGAGACCTCGGGAGTTGCGGGCTGTTGCTTTCAGGGAGATACGTGAGATTGCTGGTTGGGATGCAGGCGATGGCATTATCCCGATAGAAGAGGAGGACGACTCGGAGGAATGAACATCACGGTTGATGAGCTCAGGTCCTGGTGCCCTGAGTGTGCGGCCACGCTTGACGTGATCGTTCCAGGATGGGTTAGATGCCCTCGGTGCGGTTGGGAAGAATTCAAGCGAGGATTATCTCGACGTGCGGATAGGGCGATCGAACAAAGGGAGAGCATCGAAGCCCGGGAATGCTATGAGGATGACACCTCTCCTTTGAAGATACCTTACAAGAGGGGTGGAAGCCGTAAGAGCGGCAGATATCGGGGGCGTAATAAAAAATCGTGGTGGAAGCCGTGGTATATGCGAAGTGTGGGAATTTAGACGCTAGGGTATTGACAATTCTTTTTTAAGCTGCTAATCTGATGACAGGTGGTGCGTCTTTTTTTGTCTCAAAATGGGGTATCGTGAGAACGAGCGGCGGAGGCCGCTTTTTTGTTTAGCGACAACGGGGCGTATTCAGACCGCCGGGGCGGATTTGCCTCCTTACCTGCTCCGCGGGGCCCCGGCGCCTAATGGGGATTACATGTTACGTATTACGTAACACGATTTAACGTAACGAAACGGGGGTGGTCGCAGTGGCCAGGCCAAACAAAATCGATCAGAATGGACTCTCCGAGGTGGTCCTGGAAATGGCGACCACCATGACCAGCCGGCAGATATCTGAAAAGCTAAAGCGAGAATATGGCGTGGATATTAGCTATGTCGCAGTGGCTCGATACATCAAAGATGTCCGACAGGAGCGGGCTGAACAGACCAAAGCCTTGGTGCAAGAAAAGATTAAGGCCACAGTCCCACGAGATCTAGATATTCTGGACGAGCTTATTGCTCAAGAGTTGGGGTGGTTTAAGGCTGGCGAGATGGAGATTAACGATAAGCTGGTCGTGGCTAAGGAGTTGCGCCAGACTATAGATACCAAGTTGAAATATAGCGGCGCGGGGGTCCCGGAAAATGAGTTGACGGTGAAACTTTATGACTTCGACGATGACGCCTACCCGGAAGGTTAATAGGCTGGAGTGTTTACCGGGCCAGCGCCGTTTCATGGAGTCTACAGCTCCAGAACTCCTCTACTCGGGAGCCTGGGGTGCGGGGAAGAGTCGGATCCTTTGCGAGAAGGCTCTTTTTTTATGCTTGCGATATCCCGGTAACTTTGTGGGGATTTGCCGAAAAACGTTTAACGCCCTAAAACAAACCACAATGCGGACGTTTTTCGAGGAGGTTTGCCCGCCAGACCATATTCGGAAGTGGAACAAGACCGATCACCTTTTGACACTCAAAAACGGCAGCCAGATTTACTTTTTTGGTCTAGATGATCCTCTCAAAATTCAATCCCTTAACCTTGGGGCCTGCGGCGCGGATGAGGTTATCGAATTGACCGAAGAAGATTGGACAATGTTGGGTGGCCGTATTCGATTGGGGACGGTGCCATTCCATCAGCTGTTCGCGGCCACGAATCCGGCTCACCAGGGGCATTGGTGTTACCGGAGGTTTTACGAGGATCGACCAAAACTGCAGGATGGGCGACCGATCACTGATGTTGTGGAGAGCAATGCGCTAGAAAACCCCTACCTGCCGCCC from Bacillota bacterium encodes the following:
- a CDS encoding DUF1599 domain-containing protein — translated: MSGLTKCPVCGIGEFFEKLPSGSYHCVHCHRYFRFDGVEFGPPAADLENPAGPDSVAADQGHAVKAPATFEDAFDAIIAELRELMIKKQRDYGHENITAFGEFGVLVRLNDKVARLRNLLSKDKEPQNESIEDSWWDIANYAIIAQMLRRGIFTLPLSEDIQAS
- a CDS encoding DUF2292 domain-containing protein is translated as MEQKQKVIVVEVTEREKILLDYLRETKYGDITITMRDGQPRRILEVRRSIDLEKAQ